A region of Faecalibacterium taiwanense DNA encodes the following proteins:
- a CDS encoding aspartate kinase: MALIVQKFGGSSVKDRDRIFNVARIVANTHNAGNDVVVVVSAQGDTTDDLIAKAGEITHNPSAREMDMLLASGEQISISLLAMALNELGCHAISLTGWQAGFRTDRAYTKARITRLETERISSELERNRVVVVAGFQGLNKMDDITTLGRGGSDTSAVAIAAALHADRCQIFTDVEGVYTADPRKVRNTRKLDEITFDEMLELASLGAQVLNNRSVELAKKYNVELEVLSSLNPVPGTVVKEVTKDMEGMLIKGVAKDTDVAVITILNVPDEPGMSFKIFGLLAQKNINVDIILQSTGRDGKKDISFTCSEGEADLAMRVLKESAHFNDVSVDTTCAKVSIVGAGMQSHSGVASKMFEALSNNNINIKMISTSEIKISCIINRDDADKAVSAIHDMLFD, encoded by the coding sequence ATGGCGTTGATCGTACAGAAGTTCGGCGGTTCTTCGGTGAAGGACCGTGACCGTATCTTCAACGTGGCACGCATTGTGGCAAACACCCACAACGCGGGCAATGACGTAGTTGTGGTGGTGTCCGCTCAGGGCGATACCACCGATGACCTGATCGCCAAGGCTGGGGAGATCACCCACAACCCTTCGGCCCGTGAAATGGATATGCTGCTGGCTAGCGGCGAGCAGATCAGCATTTCGCTGCTGGCCATGGCACTGAATGAGCTGGGCTGCCATGCCATCAGCCTGACCGGCTGGCAGGCTGGCTTCCGCACCGACCGCGCCTATACCAAGGCGCGCATCACCCGCTTGGAGACAGAGCGCATCTCTTCTGAGCTGGAGCGCAACCGTGTGGTTGTTGTGGCGGGCTTCCAGGGCCTGAACAAGATGGATGACATCACCACTCTGGGCCGCGGCGGCTCCGACACCAGCGCTGTTGCCATTGCAGCAGCCCTGCACGCAGACCGCTGCCAGATCTTTACCGATGTGGAAGGCGTTTACACGGCCGACCCGCGCAAGGTGCGCAACACCCGCAAGCTGGATGAGATCACCTTTGACGAGATGCTGGAGCTGGCATCTCTGGGTGCACAGGTGCTGAACAACCGCAGCGTGGAGCTGGCCAAAAAGTATAATGTGGAGCTGGAGGTGCTCTCCAGCCTGAATCCCGTGCCCGGTACGGTGGTCAAGGAGGTTACAAAAGACATGGAAGGTATGCTGATCAAGGGTGTCGCAAAAGACACTGATGTTGCTGTTATCACGATTCTGAACGTTCCCGATGAGCCGGGCATGAGCTTCAAGATCTTCGGTCTGCTGGCCCAGAAGAACATCAACGTGGACATCATCCTGCAGTCCACCGGCCGTGACGGCAAGAAGGATATCAGCTTTACCTGCTCTGAGGGCGAAGCCGATCTGGCCATGCGCGTGCTGAAGGAGAGCGCACACTTCAACGATGTGAGCGTGGACACCACCTGCGCCAAGGTCTCCATTGTGGGTGCCGGTATGCAGAGCCACAGCGGCGTTGCTTCCAAGATGTTTGAGGCACTGTCCAACAACAACATCAACATCAAGATGATCTCCACCAGCGAGATCAAGATCTCCTGCATCATCAACCGCGACGATGCCGACAAGGCTGTTTCTGCGATCCACGATATGCTGTTTGATTAA
- the thrB gene encoding homoserine kinase has protein sequence MKIKVSVPATSANIGSGFDALGLAVTLYNTVTFEESEVLDISSADGTRIPRGESNLVYRSAKGLFEKVGKQIPPLKITQTNPIPMARGLGSSSACIIAGLLGANRMLGDVLNTQELLTLATSIEGHPDNVAPALLGGLTSSVFEDGKVYSVKRNVDETLCFAAIVPDYKLLTEAARAALPKEVSHKDAVYNLSRAALVPAAFCEGRHDLLAIATEDKLHQPYRMPLMPGSKEVFDMARLCGAKAVYVSGAGSTVMAVAEKAEAEKFYSKLEKGLELLEGLDGCEAFTLLRLDADNTGATVE, from the coding sequence ATGAAGATCAAGGTTTCTGTCCCGGCCACCAGTGCAAACATCGGCTCCGGCTTTGATGCGCTGGGTCTGGCGGTGACGCTGTATAATACGGTCACCTTTGAAGAGAGCGAAGTGCTGGATATCTCGTCTGCGGACGGTACCCGCATCCCGCGCGGTGAATCGAACCTCGTGTACCGTTCGGCAAAGGGGCTGTTTGAGAAGGTGGGCAAGCAGATCCCGCCCCTCAAGATCACCCAGACGAATCCCATCCCCATGGCGCGCGGCCTTGGTTCTTCCTCGGCCTGCATCATTGCGGGACTGCTGGGTGCAAACCGGATGCTGGGCGATGTGCTCAACACGCAGGAGCTGCTCACGCTGGCTACCTCCATCGAGGGCCACCCGGATAACGTGGCCCCGGCTCTTCTGGGCGGCCTGACCAGCAGCGTGTTCGAGGATGGCAAGGTGTACTCGGTCAAGCGCAATGTGGATGAAACGCTGTGCTTCGCCGCCATCGTGCCGGACTACAAGCTGCTGACGGAAGCCGCTCGTGCGGCCCTGCCCAAAGAAGTCTCCCACAAGGACGCGGTATATAACCTTTCGCGCGCTGCGCTGGTGCCCGCCGCCTTCTGCGAGGGCAGACATGACCTGCTGGCCATTGCCACCGAGGATAAGCTGCACCAGCCCTACCGTATGCCGCTGATGCCCGGCTCTAAGGAAGTGTTCGATATGGCACGCCTGTGCGGTGCAAAGGCTGTTTACGTTTCCGGTGCGGGCAGCACCGTGATGGCCGTAGCGGAAAAGGCGGAGGCCGAAAAGTTCTATTCCAAGCTGGAAAAGGGTCTGGAGCTGCTGGAAGGTCTGGACGGATGTGAAGCATTTACATTGCTGCGTTTGGATGCCGATAACACCGGCGCAACGGTGGAATGA
- the lgt gene encoding prolipoprotein diacylglyceryl transferase: protein MTNLVQFPGLGLSFEINRVALSIGGFNIYWYGVCIAFGICLALVFAFRHSIEFGVDPDSMVDVILIGIVLGIVSARAYYVAMAPFKYESIWEMIAIRDGGLAIYGGIIGGFLFGGLACKRRGVPVLPMFDLTAMGFLLGQGCGRWGNFFNQEAFGCNTTLPWGMFSETTRAYLMGSTVTAQSGVTIDPNLPVHPTFLYESIWCFVGFLLLFRYIKKRKFNGDIALRYMIWYGAGRFWIEALRTDSLMLVPSIGLRVSQLVAGIAVVVGVAAEIYFTHKFKDKPLMVKLAMTADNKAAVNKLGKEKTVIGLMTDTDTELLASSPRKLFVERTEAYNAEVKRTIAESGKTEK, encoded by the coding sequence ATGACAAATCTGGTGCAGTTCCCGGGGCTGGGCCTGAGCTTTGAGATCAACCGCGTGGCCCTTTCCATTGGCGGGTTCAATATTTACTGGTATGGCGTGTGCATTGCCTTTGGCATCTGTCTGGCGCTGGTATTTGCGTTCCGCCACAGCATCGAGTTCGGCGTGGACCCGGACAGCATGGTGGACGTGATCTTGATCGGCATCGTGCTGGGCATTGTCAGCGCCCGCGCTTACTATGTGGCCATGGCACCCTTTAAATACGAAAGCATCTGGGAGATGATCGCCATTCGGGATGGCGGCCTTGCCATCTACGGTGGCATCATCGGCGGCTTTCTGTTCGGTGGCTTGGCCTGCAAACGGCGGGGCGTGCCGGTGCTGCCCATGTTCGACCTGACCGCTATGGGTTTTCTGCTGGGACAGGGCTGCGGCCGCTGGGGCAACTTCTTCAATCAGGAGGCCTTTGGTTGCAACACCACCCTGCCGTGGGGCATGTTCAGCGAAACGACCCGCGCTTACCTGATGGGCAGCACAGTCACGGCCCAGAGCGGCGTGACCATTGACCCGAATCTGCCGGTGCATCCCACCTTCCTGTACGAAAGCATCTGGTGCTTCGTGGGCTTTCTCCTGCTGTTCCGTTACATTAAAAAGCGCAAGTTCAACGGTGACATTGCCCTGCGGTATATGATCTGGTACGGCGCGGGCCGCTTCTGGATCGAAGCCCTGCGCACCGACAGTCTGATGTTGGTGCCCTCCATTGGTCTGCGGGTATCCCAGCTGGTGGCAGGTATCGCTGTGGTAGTCGGTGTGGCTGCGGAAATTTACTTCACCCACAAGTTCAAGGACAAGCCCCTGATGGTAAAGCTGGCAATGACGGCGGACAACAAAGCCGCAGTCAATAAGCTGGGCAAAGAAAAAACTGTTATCGGTCTGATGACGGATACAGATACGGAACTACTGGCTTCCAGCCCGCGCAAGCTCTTCGTGGAGCGCACCGAAGCCTACAACGCGGAAGTAAAACGCACCATCGCGGAAAGCGGGAAGACGGAAAAATAA
- a CDS encoding transglycosylase domain-containing protein, whose protein sequence is MRKINRAGEGHSPAPAGRKVNVSNSRRESQPGPRRGREPKEPKEPCEKGRHPILRFIGRTIATLICLGIMAGSLVAVGAVYYVVQATANDGDLLDLDNIELSQSSVVMATDPDTGAQVEYATLRSSNSHRVWADLEQIPTNLQYAFICTEDKDFYNEPGVNFKRTIGAMVNEYLLPIYSSKQGASTLEQQLIKNLTDDKSASGIEGALRKLREIYRALCLSRSYSKETILEAYLNTISFTGTIQGVQTAANEYFNKDVSQLTLWECATIASITKNPTNYNPYTNPENLINRRNFLMYNMWQQGVISEEDYRNAAAQPLVLAEEEDTKKNSSVTSYFTDALFTELVQDIMDKENISESEAQKLLYTGGFTVESTVNTKAQSAMENLMLNTDDAYFPAGWHEEEVTSISDDDVQVMNEDGTPKTRTGDDGTVYYYRNVRTQAAMVTLDYDGNVIAIVGGLGEKNKSLSLNRAYSVTRQTGSTIKPIGAYALGVEYGLVNWSTMLNNSPLYQKQDMVIRDEDYCRKNGLMGLSDKQLRAYPNAWRSWPRNYGGNYGDNSDVPLWNGLARSLNTIAVRVGDLVGASNIFNFVYNTLQLNTLDPVNDVGLAQMVMGSQTHGVTPTALAAAFQIFYDGQYTTPHLYTRVLDRDGNIYLENNSTSYQALTPDTAYVMNRLLKNVLYSSVGTAGGRYPNSNGMEAFGKTGTASDEKDLWFVGGTPYYVTAVWWGYDAPYDMTKTLGKQQAKTRTCVMAWKALMEQVQANLPYKAFPTSAGVVERRYCTQSGLLAGGSCPSTAVGYYRADDLPGTCNYSHAAAPAAAAPAETAAPEQAVIPADTGNQDTD, encoded by the coding sequence ATGAGAAAGATCAACCGTGCCGGTGAGGGGCATTCCCCGGCACCGGCGGGGCGGAAGGTAAATGTGAGCAACAGCCGCCGGGAGTCCCAGCCGGGACCCAGACGCGGCCGGGAACCCAAAGAACCAAAGGAACCCTGTGAAAAGGGCAGACATCCCATTCTGCGCTTCATTGGCCGAACCATTGCTACACTGATTTGTCTGGGCATCATGGCAGGCAGTCTGGTGGCAGTGGGTGCTGTGTATTACGTGGTGCAGGCTACCGCCAACGACGGCGACCTGCTGGATCTGGACAACATTGAGCTGAGCCAGTCCAGTGTGGTGATGGCCACCGACCCGGACACCGGTGCACAGGTGGAGTATGCCACGCTGCGCTCTTCCAACAGCCACCGCGTGTGGGCGGATCTGGAGCAGATCCCCACGAACCTGCAGTATGCGTTCATCTGCACCGAGGATAAGGACTTTTACAACGAGCCCGGCGTCAACTTCAAGCGCACCATCGGCGCAATGGTCAACGAATACCTGCTGCCCATCTACAGCTCCAAGCAGGGTGCATCCACGCTGGAGCAGCAGCTGATCAAGAACCTGACCGACGACAAGAGCGCCAGCGGCATTGAAGGCGCACTGCGCAAGCTGCGCGAGATCTACCGCGCCCTCTGCCTGAGCCGCAGCTATTCCAAGGAGACCATTCTGGAAGCGTACCTGAACACCATCAGCTTTACCGGCACCATTCAGGGCGTGCAGACTGCGGCCAACGAATACTTTAATAAGGATGTCAGCCAGCTGACCCTGTGGGAGTGTGCGACCATTGCGTCCATCACCAAAAACCCCACCAACTATAACCCCTACACCAACCCCGAAAACCTGATCAACCGCCGTAACTTCCTCATGTACAACATGTGGCAGCAGGGCGTGATCAGCGAAGAGGACTACCGCAACGCAGCGGCCCAGCCGCTGGTACTGGCCGAGGAAGAGGATACCAAGAAGAATTCTTCCGTTACCTCTTACTTTACCGATGCACTGTTCACCGAGCTGGTGCAGGACATTATGGACAAGGAAAACATTTCGGAATCCGAGGCACAGAAGCTGCTGTACACCGGCGGCTTTACCGTTGAGTCGACTGTGAACACCAAGGCGCAGTCCGCCATGGAAAACCTGATGCTCAACACGGATGATGCCTACTTCCCGGCCGGCTGGCATGAGGAAGAGGTGACCTCCATCTCGGACGACGATGTACAGGTGATGAACGAGGACGGTACGCCCAAGACCCGCACCGGCGACGACGGTACCGTTTACTATTACCGCAATGTGCGTACTCAGGCAGCCATGGTCACGCTGGACTATGACGGCAATGTGATCGCCATTGTGGGTGGTCTGGGCGAAAAGAACAAGAGCCTCTCGCTGAACCGTGCCTACAGTGTCACTCGTCAGACGGGTTCTACCATCAAGCCTATCGGTGCGTATGCACTGGGTGTAGAGTATGGTCTGGTGAACTGGTCCACCATGCTCAACAACTCGCCCTTGTATCAGAAGCAGGATATGGTGATCCGCGATGAGGATTACTGCCGCAAGAACGGCCTGATGGGCCTTTCCGACAAGCAGCTGCGCGCTTATCCCAACGCATGGCGCAGCTGGCCCCGTAACTATGGCGGCAACTACGGCGACAACAGTGATGTGCCGCTGTGGAACGGTCTGGCCCGCTCGCTGAACACCATTGCGGTGCGTGTGGGTGATCTGGTGGGCGCAAGCAACATCTTCAATTTTGTGTACAACACCCTGCAGCTGAACACGCTGGACCCGGTAAACGATGTGGGTCTGGCGCAGATGGTTATGGGCAGTCAGACTCATGGCGTTACGCCCACGGCGCTGGCAGCTGCGTTCCAGATCTTCTACGATGGCCAGTACACCACCCCGCACCTGTATACCCGCGTGCTGGACCGTGACGGCAATATCTATCTGGAGAACAACTCCACCAGCTATCAGGCCCTGACCCCGGATACCGCTTATGTGATGAACCGCCTGCTGAAGAACGTTCTGTACTCCAGCGTGGGCACCGCCGGCGGCCGCTACCCCAACTCCAACGGCATGGAAGCCTTTGGCAAGACCGGTACCGCCAGCGACGAAAAGGATCTGTGGTTCGTGGGCGGCACGCCGTACTACGTTACCGCCGTGTGGTGGGGCTACGATGCACCCTATGATATGACCAAGACGCTGGGTAAGCAGCAGGCCAAGACCCGTACCTGTGTTATGGCGTGGAAGGCCCTGATGGAACAGGTGCAGGCAAACCTGCCGTATAAGGCATTCCCGACCTCTGCCGGTGTGGTGGAGCGCCGCTACTGCACCCAGAGCGGCCTGCTGGCAGGCGGCTCCTGCCCCAGCACCGCCGTGGGCTACTACCGCGCCGATGATCTGCCTGGTACCTGCAACTACTCCCATGCAGCAGCTCCTGCAGCGGCTGCACCTGCGGAGACTGCGGCACCGGAGCAGGCTGTCATTCCTGCGGATACAGGTAATCAGGATACAGACTGA
- a CDS encoding homoserine dehydrogenase: MAKIAILGFGTVGSGVYEVLCRNAAGVSRRAGEPVEVKYILDPKDFSNHPDAHLFIKNFDTILEDPEIKVVVETIGGTRFAYPYVKACLESGRSVCTSNKEMVATYGAELLGLAKEHGCAFLFEASVGGGTPIITPMHQCLAANVITEVEGIVNGTTNFMLTKMVRENLGFDDALKIAQELGYAETKDPSDDVDGRDACRKIAILSSLVCGHQIYPQNIPTRGIRAITTADVEAAEKLGCVIKLIAWMKRGKDGSVAAGVEPCLVPKANQLASVDDVFNAVLVKGDMLGDVVFYGKGAGKLPTASAVVADVVDALKHGSKVHDSLFWQPAEPVEGMLTDPAPAAYYVRVAGIAPAVVEAIYGYGRVVDERYEGCAYFVERADEKALAEAARKVEAVGGSVKLVLKRLPEEN, encoded by the coding sequence ATGGCTAAAATTGCAATTCTGGGCTTTGGCACGGTGGGCAGCGGCGTGTACGAGGTACTGTGCCGCAACGCTGCGGGTGTCTCCCGCCGTGCAGGTGAGCCGGTGGAGGTCAAGTACATCCTTGACCCGAAGGATTTTTCAAACCATCCGGATGCACACCTGTTTATAAAGAACTTCGATACCATTCTGGAAGACCCGGAGATCAAGGTGGTGGTGGAGACCATCGGCGGCACCCGCTTTGCGTATCCGTATGTAAAGGCCTGCCTTGAGAGCGGCCGCAGCGTATGCACTTCCAACAAGGAGATGGTGGCCACCTACGGCGCAGAGCTGCTGGGCCTTGCCAAAGAGCACGGCTGTGCCTTCCTGTTCGAGGCTTCTGTGGGCGGCGGTACGCCCATCATTACCCCGATGCACCAGTGTCTGGCGGCAAACGTCATCACCGAGGTGGAGGGCATCGTGAATGGCACCACCAACTTCATGCTCACCAAGATGGTGCGCGAAAATCTGGGCTTTGACGATGCGCTGAAGATCGCGCAAGAGCTGGGCTACGCCGAGACGAAGGACCCCAGCGACGATGTGGACGGCCGTGATGCCTGCCGCAAGATCGCCATTCTGTCCTCGCTGGTGTGCGGCCATCAGATCTACCCCCAGAACATTCCTACCCGCGGCATCCGTGCCATTACCACGGCAGATGTGGAAGCGGCGGAAAAGCTGGGCTGTGTGATCAAGCTGATCGCATGGATGAAGCGCGGCAAGGACGGCAGCGTGGCTGCCGGTGTGGAGCCGTGTCTGGTGCCCAAGGCAAACCAGCTGGCCAGCGTGGACGATGTGTTCAATGCAGTGCTGGTCAAGGGCGATATGCTGGGCGACGTGGTGTTCTACGGCAAGGGCGCAGGCAAGCTGCCCACCGCCAGCGCCGTGGTGGCCGACGTTGTGGATGCCCTGAAGCATGGCTCCAAGGTGCACGACAGCCTGTTCTGGCAGCCTGCTGAGCCGGTGGAGGGAATGCTCACCGACCCGGCTCCTGCTGCATATTATGTGCGTGTAGCAGGCATTGCTCCGGCGGTGGTGGAAGCCATCTACGGCTATGGCAGGGTGGTGGACGAACGCTACGAAGGCTGCGCTTACTTTGTGGAGCGCGCCGACGAAAAGGCACTGGCCGAAGCAGCCCGCAAGGTGGAAGCCGTGGGCGGCAGCGTGAAGCTGGTGCTCAAGCGTCTGCCGGAAGAAAACTGA
- a CDS encoding M15 family metallopeptidase, whose amino-acid sequence MEPTDRNAAKPRLTRAQWKRRKRLRLARNWAVLILVCAAIVALMTKGILWLLPKVNAILAGPQSFDAASYDGTGYSFDADDERFVLVNTNLPFAEEPSPALADADEASGIQLEAEAAAAYQKMAAAAAEDGVALVLTAGYQDADARSAAYETQKQQYLEKGKTEEEAASLAADIQPPAECNDHGTGYAADILSTDYPTRDTGFDTTRAYEWLTAYAAEYGFILRYPQDRQAATGVVFEPWHWRYVGVENALAIRASGLSLEEFLALQKAS is encoded by the coding sequence ATGGAACCGACTGATAGAAATGCTGCAAAGCCCCGCCTGACCCGCGCTCAGTGGAAGCGCCGCAAGCGGCTGCGTCTGGCCCGCAACTGGGCCGTTCTCATTCTCGTCTGCGCCGCCATTGTGGCGCTTATGACCAAAGGCATCCTCTGGCTGCTGCCAAAGGTGAACGCCATACTTGCAGGGCCGCAGAGCTTTGATGCGGCCAGCTACGATGGCACCGGCTACAGCTTTGATGCTGACGATGAGCGTTTTGTGCTGGTGAACACCAATCTGCCTTTTGCCGAGGAACCCTCTCCGGCCCTTGCCGATGCCGATGAAGCCAGCGGTATCCAACTGGAAGCCGAAGCAGCTGCAGCCTACCAGAAAATGGCTGCGGCTGCGGCCGAGGACGGCGTTGCACTGGTGCTGACGGCAGGCTATCAGGACGCAGATGCCCGCAGCGCGGCCTATGAGACGCAGAAGCAGCAGTATCTGGAAAAGGGCAAAACCGAGGAAGAAGCCGCCAGCCTTGCGGCAGATATCCAGCCGCCTGCGGAATGCAATGATCACGGCACCGGCTATGCGGCGGATATCCTCAGTACGGACTACCCGACCCGTGATACCGGCTTTGATACGACCCGCGCCTACGAGTGGCTCACCGCCTACGCCGCCGAATACGGCTTCATCCTGCGCTACCCGCAGGACAGGCAGGCTGCTACCGGCGTGGTGTTTGAGCCGTGGCACTGGCGGTATGTGGGCGTTGAAAATGCCCTTGCCATCCGTGCCAGCGGCCTGAGTCTGGAAGAATTTCTTGCCTTGCAGAAGGCATCATAA
- the yfmH gene encoding EF-P 5-aminopentanol modification-associated protein YfmH, with protein MPQNNQTLLEKTVADQWQTLPSGLTVIVRPMPGYSSTHVIFATRFGSIDRDFRLDGKEVHLPAGVAHFLEHKMFEDQDGDAFAKYAKTGANANAFTSFDRTCYLFTATQQLDESLDVLLGMVTHPYFTEQTIAKEQGIIGQEIKMYDDSPDWRLITGLFECLYHEHPIRSDIAGTVESIAEITPEMLYDSCKAFYAPGNMVLAAAGNTTMEQILAACERHGLMKPRSTERVQRLWKPEPMTLAAAHKTLKMPVSKPCFGVGFKEKPLPPNDLRTEALYDLILSCITGGMSPLYRRLYDGGLVNPGFGGEVLRVDGCCCILFTGESDAPDAVKQMLLDEIARIRAAGVDREIFTLCKNEKYGQLIENLENVEDSASQMADFALSGQTVAQQITMLAGLTAEDADAALQHILSTDRMAVMDILPDGTAPLAENEEEAE; from the coding sequence ATGCCGCAGAATAACCAGACCCTGCTGGAAAAGACCGTGGCTGACCAGTGGCAGACCCTGCCCTCCGGACTGACCGTTATCGTGCGGCCCATGCCGGGCTATTCCAGTACCCATGTCATTTTTGCTACCCGCTTTGGCTCCATTGACCGGGATTTCCGGCTGGACGGCAAAGAGGTGCATCTGCCTGCAGGCGTGGCACACTTCCTCGAGCACAAGATGTTTGAAGATCAGGACGGCGATGCCTTTGCAAAGTATGCCAAGACCGGTGCCAATGCCAACGCATTTACCAGCTTTGACCGCACCTGCTACCTGTTCACTGCGACCCAGCAGCTGGACGAAAGCTTGGATGTGCTGCTGGGCATGGTGACTCATCCGTACTTTACCGAGCAGACCATCGCCAAGGAGCAGGGCATCATCGGACAGGAGATCAAAATGTACGATGACAGCCCGGACTGGCGGCTCATCACCGGTCTGTTCGAGTGCTTGTACCACGAGCATCCCATCCGCAGCGATATCGCGGGCACGGTGGAGAGCATTGCTGAGATCACGCCGGAGATGCTTTACGACAGCTGCAAAGCCTTCTATGCACCGGGCAATATGGTGCTGGCGGCTGCCGGCAACACTACCATGGAGCAGATCCTGGCTGCCTGTGAGCGCCACGGCCTGATGAAACCGCGCAGCACCGAAAGAGTGCAGCGGCTGTGGAAGCCGGAACCCATGACGCTGGCGGCAGCCCATAAGACCCTGAAAATGCCGGTGTCCAAGCCCTGCTTCGGCGTGGGCTTCAAGGAGAAGCCGTTGCCCCCGAACGATCTGCGCACTGAAGCGCTGTATGATCTGATCCTGAGCTGCATCACAGGCGGCATGTCGCCGCTGTACCGCCGTCTGTACGACGGAGGCCTTGTGAACCCCGGCTTTGGCGGGGAAGTGCTGCGGGTGGACGGCTGCTGCTGCATCCTGTTCACCGGCGAGAGCGATGCCCCCGATGCCGTGAAGCAGATGCTTCTGGACGAGATCGCCCGCATCCGTGCCGCGGGTGTGGACCGGGAGATCTTTACCCTGTGCAAGAACGAAAAGTACGGCCAGCTGATCGAAAATCTGGAAAATGTGGAGGACTCGGCCAGCCAGATGGCAGACTTTGCCCTCTCCGGCCAGACGGTGGCGCAGCAGATCACCATGCTGGCAGGGCTGACTGCCGAGGATGCGGACGCTGCGCTGCAGCACATCCTCAGCACCGACCGCATGGCTGTGATGGATATTTTGCCAGATGGCACTGCGCCGCTGGCCGAGAACGAGGAGGAAGCAGAATGA
- a CDS encoding pitrilysin family protein yields the protein MERTLIAPGVHLSCDPAEKFNRCRISVHFAFPAKRETATAHALLPLVLERGYADCPDMTRLTKKLAKLYGADLTVDARPMGCSHNLCVSVTGIKDQFALEGETLTREYASIALGAAFHPYFVGGTFDPEAVGIEKQMLKKALEDEINDKRLYCLHQANREFFGDSPAGVRQEGYLEEVEGLTPEQLTAAYYEMLRTANIELLVLGCTAEQTAAVKDALLAELAAIDRAPLPLAENIAMPRREPVHKTETYDMVQAKLCMLFTLGEPMRTEQLAAVRLAMALYGGSVTSRLFLNVRERDHLCYYCSSSFQSFTGSMAVNSGVEHADAARAEQAILKELADLCDGPITDDEFEDCRRGLLSGMQGVEDTLGGIETWYYIEVLRGGDPAKVQTPAEARAALQAVTKDDVRAILRKLTLSVSYLLTKEVAAHAAE from the coding sequence TTGGAACGTACTCTCATTGCGCCGGGTGTGCATCTTTCCTGTGACCCGGCGGAAAAATTCAACCGCTGCCGCATCAGCGTCCACTTTGCCTTTCCGGCAAAGCGGGAAACGGCCACAGCACATGCGCTGCTGCCGCTGGTGCTGGAGCGCGGCTATGCCGACTGCCCGGATATGACCCGCCTGACCAAAAAGCTGGCCAAGCTCTACGGTGCAGACCTCACAGTGGATGCCCGGCCCATGGGCTGCAGCCACAACCTGTGTGTTAGTGTTACCGGCATCAAGGATCAGTTTGCGCTGGAAGGGGAGACCCTTACAAGGGAATATGCATCCATTGCACTGGGTGCGGCCTTTCACCCGTATTTTGTGGGCGGCACTTTTGATCCGGAAGCCGTGGGCATTGAAAAGCAGATGCTGAAAAAGGCGCTGGAAGATGAGATCAACGATAAGCGCCTTTACTGCCTGCATCAGGCCAACCGGGAATTCTTTGGCGACAGCCCGGCGGGTGTGCGGCAGGAGGGCTATCTGGAAGAGGTGGAAGGCCTGACACCGGAACAGCTTACCGCAGCCTATTACGAGATGCTGCGCACCGCCAACATTGAACTGCTTGTGTTGGGCTGCACGGCAGAGCAGACCGCTGCGGTAAAGGATGCACTGCTGGCAGAGCTTGCGGCAATTGACCGCGCACCGCTGCCGCTGGCAGAAAACATTGCCATGCCCCGCCGGGAGCCGGTGCACAAAACCGAAACCTATGATATGGTGCAGGCGAAGCTCTGTATGCTGTTCACGCTGGGCGAACCCATGCGCACCGAACAGCTGGCTGCTGTGCGCCTTGCCATGGCGCTGTACGGCGGCAGTGTGACCAGCCGCCTGTTCCTGAATGTGCGCGAGCGTGACCACCTGTGCTACTACTGCTCGTCCTCGTTCCAGAGCTTTACCGGAAGCATGGCTGTGAACAGCGGCGTGGAGCACGCCGACGCAGCCCGGGCAGAGCAGGCCATCTTGAAGGAACTGGCCGACCTGTGCGATGGCCCCATCACCGACGATGAATTTGAGGACTGCCGTCGGGGTCTGCTGAGCGGGATGCAGGGGGTAGAGGATACCTTGGGCGGCATCGAGACATGGTATTACATTGAAGTGCTGCGCGGCGGCGACCCGGCCAAGGTGCAGACACCCGCCGAAGCCCGCGCCGCTCTGCAGGCCGTGACCAAGGACGACGTGCGCGCCATCCTGCGCAAACTGACCCTCTCGGTCAGCTATCTGCTCACAAAGGAGGTGGCCGCTCATGCCGCAGAATAA
- a CDS encoding amino acid-binding protein, which yields MERRFYLVDAQVLPEVFLKVVRAKELLASGEARSISAATRAVDLSRSAFYKYKDCIFDSENGREVITVMATLRDETGALQSLLAGISAAGASIVTINQSTPENGAALVAVTIRTDTMQMTPKS from the coding sequence TTGGAACGCCGCTTTTATCTGGTAGATGCGCAGGTGCTGCCTGAGGTTTTTCTCAAGGTGGTGCGTGCCAAGGAACTTCTGGCCAGCGGGGAGGCACGCAGCATTTCCGCAGCCACCCGCGCAGTCGATCTTTCGCGCAGCGCTTTTTATAAGTATAAGGATTGCATTTTTGACTCCGAGAATGGCCGTGAGGTGATCACCGTCATGGCTACTCTGCGGGACGAGACCGGTGCACTGCAGAGCCTGCTGGCCGGCATCAGCGCCGCAGGTGCAAGCATTGTGACCATCAACCAGTCCACACCGGAAAACGGTGCCGCACTGGTGGCAGTCACCATCCGCACCGATACCATGCAGATGACCCCGAAGAGCTGA